In Nicotiana tabacum cultivar K326 chromosome 10, ASM71507v2, whole genome shotgun sequence, the DNA window ATAATAATTATTAGTATAATATAACACGGAAAAATTATTAACTCtaagttatatatatttatatttataaaggTATGGACTGTTATTTTATTCCCTAGGAAAAATGCAAATATTGAAGAGAAGAAAggatgatttttttttgtaatataagTTATTTGCtaataacaaaaaaacaaaaatataatagtCTACTTAATAAGATATGATTTTAGTTATAGAAATGTTGGACAAAAAAGGATCATCCTTAAAATAATGCTAACTTCATCTGTGTTAAATACCTTCTAACTTCAAATGAAGATTATTTCCTATCacattattattttatcattattataaGTCAAAACGAATCATTATCTCATATTGGACTATttctaaataaatatattttacaaatgaactacTTTATTTGTTTTATCACAAGTTACAAGTAGAAAGGAAATGATGATGATGAACAAATAACAAATGagttagaaaaataatcaataaaaCTTTAACCATTCGCTCAGTCAAAAAAGTAGTTgtattgaggttaagccaagtggtaacctaataaataaaaacataagTTAATAGAAAGCCACAGAGCAATTTTGACAATATCTATAAGGTTatgtaataaaaattaatttgaattGAAGGATAAATTTTTGAATCTATTGATATAGTTTTTGAATTTGATTgaaatacaattttttttaataaaaatatggaTAGTAATTTTCTACCGCATTATTCTTTTATCATCATTTaagttaaaattattataatCTCATATGGGACTATTTCTAAGTAAACATGTATTTACAAATGAATCTATGATTTTCACCATGAAGGGATTAAATATTGTAATGACAATGAAAGATAAATAACAAATAAAGCTAGATAATTAgtaaataaagaatttttttttgattcaTTTACTTATAACGTATTCTTATTCGTTTTGGATCATGTTATATTTTCATATTATTTGTAGCACAACGTATATAATTACAATATTTAAGTAACATTCAAAAGTTATTCCATAATTATATAATTcgtttaatttaattatattgaaCTTTTACTATTGAATAAATAAGACGATAAAAATAATTTAGTTAAAACACATAATCTAACGTTCTCAAATAAATTAGATTATACTCTAATCTATCTAATATTCTTTGATAATATCCGCGCATCgcacgggtactaatactagtagtTACATAATAATATCACACGCTCATGGTAACTAACAGATGCAATTTGGTAGTTACAAATAATAGAATTCAAGGCCTCAACCTTGATACGAAAATTACATGGCGCATGCGACATATCTATCACATGTTCATAGCGGTAAATCAACAATAGACGGGGTTCAATAGCTCCAATCATCACATCTCCTCGTGAATTAATAAACCAACTACATGTTGTGCGAAATAGAAGTTGGAACCTGCTGTAAGAGCTGCATCAGCGGCCAGAAGATATCCAGTCTATGGCAGCTTCCTGAGGCCTGTAAGCaagtataaaaaaatatttcgGTACACGTATACTGCCATTTCCCTGATCTTGTTAATCAGGTTCGAAAATTAACTACAATGGAGTAAATGAGTGTTGCTTATCCATTCCGAAAATGGAGTTAAGTTGTGAAAGGTAAAATCTATGAACAGACCGATTACCTCAACGATGAAGTGAGCCCAGGTGCTCTCTGGACGCTTTTCCATCACACCCTTCAAAATCGTCAGCTCCAAACGGTGAATAACATCAGCGATTTCTAAGAAGCGTCCATGGTCGTCacacatcatctgtttgaaactTTATGTCAAATTTCATAATATGGATGTCAAGAATACTGATATCTCAGATTCGCTTTGGGGTCCCATATCAGGAGATTCTTTTAGAAGCCGAAAAGTAAAATGAAACTAGGACTAGTGAAGAAGCCATATGATATACCTCTATAAGCATGTGTCCAGGGTACTCCAAATCTTTGACAATTATAGGGCATATCTGGTCCTCACTTCCCAATTCTAGAGCCCAACTTGTGCCTCGTTGATCACTAGTTTTTAATTCAGGTGATTGGAGGCTCTTGTCTGGGGCTACCTGCCGTGCATTTATGGATCAATGAAATTAAGACCTGACGAAATATTGGACCCGCAGAAAAAGAGAGTGTGGTATTGCATTCATGGCCTACTTTTTCTTATTGTTAATGGATATGAATTTATCTGACCGCATTGCATTCCTTCTTGTAGTTGCTTTCTAGTTGTTTACTCATAATAATAGCACCAGAAAGAGGGTACGGTTTTGccataatatttttaataaaacttCAAACAAGAAACAATTCCCAACAAAGTACATAATAAATAGATATATAAACCACGGAATGCTTACATCCTTCTGAGCCTGGCACCTTAGTTTATCAGCCTGATCAGTAACACTTCGCAGAAACAGCATGTGCTTTATGGTTTTATGCAGTAAACCATCAATGCTACACTGCAGTGGGAAAACAAAAAGTTATTTTAAGCAAAGGTACAAGGAAAGTACCCTAATAGAACTAAGGTGAAATTAGCACTTACTTTGGCGCCATTAGGGACAAGTTGTCGCAACTCCTTAAGCCGATCCTGAATTAACTGCCTATCTCGTGGTCTGGGTCTATGACTATCACCAGACCGCCCCCTTTTCTTGTTGTTATTAGATATTTTTGACTCCTTACGACAACTCAGAGAGCTAAAGACCTTCGACTGATGCTGCCCCTCATTAAATGCATTGACAACACAACCAAATGAAGAAGCAGAAGGCGAACAGTTAGTCAAAGCATATCTATCTGCCCCAGCAGAAGCTGATGTAAGAGTTCTCCATGTAACTGTGTTGTCTCCAACCAAAGCACTTTCTGTAGATTGATTTTCCCTTTTGGAGAAAGGAACATGTTTTCCTAATGGCATGTTTAGCGATTCCAGACAAGTCATTTTGTTGAGTGAACTGGCAACTACAGCTTCCAGAAGATTCTCTgcattatcttctttcagaagcCATCCATTAGATTCCCCAAAAGATGGCTCAATATTAAACATAGGATCAGCAGTATAGGTGGATTTGCTAGCAGTATTCTCGCTAAAGCCAGACAAGTTGTGAATTGTACTTCCAAGGGCTTTGTAAAGTTCGCATTCTGTTGGGTTTCCAAGAATAGTGTCACTGCAATCCATTCCAAGAGATTGTGGATCTAGCACGTCTCCGTCAAAGTAAAAATCTACCTCATTGGAAACATTAACTCCACCGACAACATTGCAGCTAGAGTAAGAAAAGGTATCTACATCTTTTGCATGGCAAGAAGATCTATCCAAGCTGCTTTCTGTTATCCCTGATTTATTATCATCAGAATATTCATGATTGAGCTGCATCACTAGATTAATCATGTCTGCATGTTGCATTTCAATTTTGCTTTCATTTGCATTTTCTAGGACATTTGGCACGTTTTCATCGAACTTACCAATTTTGCTTTCATTGGCATTCTCGAGGACATTTTGCATGTTTTGTCCAGATAATTGAAAGGGATGTTGAACCTCAATTAATGAAGTCATCGGAAATGCAGTTGATAACTTGTGATCTTTCAGAATTGCTATATCAGCAGCTAAATCATCTTCATTAACCTTATTTGTGGTAGTTGCAGATAGTATATTCAAACTCTCTGAGAGAGTAGACTGTAGAAGAAATTCACAGTTTCCTCCACCAGGTAAAAAGTTCTCAACAAATTTGAAATGGGCATCAAGTTCTTCAGCTAGATTGGTAACCATCTCCGCGTTTTCAGCTACctgattttttgaaagaaatatagtATCGTGTGAATGACCATAAGAAGATACCACAACATGTAAGCACATATACAATGCAAGGGAAAGAAAAAGTAAATGAGGCATCATGTAGTTCTATGGCCACCCCAAAGCTTAGAAATCACGATGAAATATTATGCTAAAGTTACATATGCTGCTTAAGTTTCCATTAGATAAGTATCAGACAACTTCAAAAATCACATTGGCATTTGGCAGAAACAGATCCAATGACGTCCTGCAATATTGAAAATATTGTGATATCAAAAATGACATACCGTTTCCATTGAACCTAGTTGCAGAACACCGTGAGGAATACAAGGTACCAGCAATATagtctgaaaaagaaagataTGTAAATGATTAATTTAAGGAATACTGTAAACACAAAAGATGAATAAAACCGCCTCAAATTTAAGCATGCTAAATAAATTCACCTTAATGCCAGCAACAAACTGAAGCAGCCACTCATCTGGACACTGCAACAAATTTCAATCAATCAATTTATCAACTATGCTTCAATCCAAGAAGTAGAATTTGAGAAATTAGTTATCCATAAGTTTTAAAAATCACTTTGTTCTACATTAACAGGAGAGCTCCAAATTAGTTATCCACAACTACCATTGAAGAAGAAAGGTTATGCAAAGAGATCAAAAAAGGGTAGCCCGGTGCACGAAGCATCCCGCAAGTTTccgggaagggccgcaccccaaggtAGTGTGATTTAGGCAGCCTACCCTACTGCAAGCATAAATGGCTGATTCCATCGCTCGAACCCATGATCTATAGGTCACATGGAGGCTTTATCCAGTACTATAAAAAGAATGGAAAACTTTATCCGGCTAATTGGGTTGTGAGTGTGGgggttgtgggggggggggggggaggcagAAAATTAACAGCATTTCATAAAGCTACATCAATTTTGGCCTCATTAACAGAGTGTTTAAGTGTAACATGGGCTCCTCTCAACTGAGAAAAGGACAAAAAGGTTAATCAATGAACTACATTGTCCAGAAGCAAAAATATCAAACTTAATATATACCTCAGAAACAGAACCAAAGCTGAGCTCTGCAGGTGCTATACTGTCGGAAGAAATCCAGCGTGGGATGCACAAAGATGCCACTTCACCAACCACCCTGTTTCATTTTCAACAAAAGACATATATAATAAAAACATTACAGTTGACTCTTGGtctcatacaagcaaaggagatGGACTACAAATAGTTGCTCTCAGCTTATCAGGATCATGGTCAAGTATAAAGATGATAACCATGCAATGGGGATCCAAACTTGATAATACATCTAGGAGTAAGCCAGGTAAATTATGCAAGCGGTAGCTTAAACAACCATCAAGAATAGAGAGAAAATGTTGGTTTATCATTGTAGAAATTCACAGATCGGTATAGATTTCACTCATCCAATGTGGCAGCATATCGGATCTGAAATGTGTGCGACAGTTATTTCGTAGTTATATCCACTCCGATCTTTCCATTAAACAGGCTTCAAGCACCAGAAAATTCTTGTACTGTCTATAAGAGAGAAATGGTAAACACATTTGAGATCATGGTTATTGGCTAGacccttctttctcttttccctCCAACAAGCATGGGCTTACCTTATTTAAGATGGTGCACACTCGATAAATCACAAATGTCTACTTAATCACAAACATTAGCAGTTTCTTAGGAGAAGCTAAGTCAGtcaatttttttccctttttttttttaacaaggAGCTAGTTTTCTGTGTTTATCCACTTGATAATTTATTCAACAGTATCAGTACAATACATTCAACAATTTGTGACTCCCTTTGGCATAAACTCACTTGCCATCACCAAGAAAAGCAAgattttgatacatttttgcAATCGAGAAATCTCCACTGGCACAGGTGCTATCCGAGGAAAATTAGCTGATCTaaatttacaaattattatagagaATTCGTTGGTAGAATGGGAAGAATCGGGGACGAAGGGAAGACAAGGAATGAATGGAAAGATCGAAAAGTTTTGGAAGAAAAAGAGACTTTTGATAAGACACGTGGAATTGGCTACGCATTTTGTTCGAACAAGACAAAGAATGAAGAGCTAAAGAAACCACATTTACATGATGATGAAATGGCCAACACAACTTTATGGGATTAATCTCTTTCAGAGCAGTAGCTCCCCAAGAGAAACTTTACAGTCTTAGAGTGACACTATGAAGAACTGGAGGACAATATCTATGGCCTGAATCTTTTACCTCCAGCCCACAACATCTAGTGAAAATGTTAGCGAGCTAAAGTCAATTTTTATGAATACCTAATTACGCTACTataacaaattcaagaaataacaGAAGCCAGAAAGAGATAGAAATCAATGATCTACCCTTTTCCTGCAACGTGATAAGTACTTGACATCTCAACCAAGGCTAAGCCAATTGGATGTTCACCCAATTTTCCATTATGTGATCTTGATCCACAGTTTGGAAATAACTCATTCAAGGTTTTGTTGTAATAATTGCCTATTAAACTTCTGTAAGGTTCTCTAGCACAAGGAATGTCCAGATATCCATCTTCCCATGTCAAAATCCTgccaaaataagtcgagccaatGTAAGTGAGCAACCAGTCTCAACCATTCAGTGCATGTACACAGATTACAAACCACCTAAGACCAAGTCCTCGGAAAAAACAAAAAGCTGCTCTAGTGAAATGCTGCTAATGCAATACATTTTTAATTCAGTTCGTGGAAAAACAAGGGCAAAAGGAATTCCAACAATACGATACAAAGGGAAAACAATATGTATAAAGACAAATAAGacaaatattaaataaatacatagagATGCGCATACTGTGGACTGCAAAAGAAATAGAATGAGAGTAAGTCGTTGCAAATACAAGAAGATGGATGTCATCGAAAAGGTGTATAGCATTTGTATTTTCTTCCGTTGGAATTTCATACGATCCAAATCAAGTAAGCTGGCTAGAGAAACATAGGTTTGCCGACCAGAAAATAATTCAGATTCCTCGGAAATATAGttcttttttttgtcttttttctgttCTTGTTTTACTAGATAGGAAACTGAGCTGCCACACTGGAATAGGCCAAGAAACAACTTACGGAGCGTACTCGTGCTGAAGCTTCCAGAACACTGCATAGTTCCATGGAGGTTTGGAGCAGAGACTTTGCAGGAAATGCCTCAAGGAAGCTGCTCTCATTCTTCTTTATTCTAAATAATAaatcaaaagctccaaaattcaGATAATAGCAACACAATTTACCATCAAATCGCCAACTAACTTCCACGATATGATCCTCGTCCAGCCTGAACTATAAACAAACCAGCTCTGCGCTTCATTGGGGGCTCGGTTGAAGTCAAAAGCAACATATACATTCTTTTGATGATCTCTCCAACTATCAAAAAGCAAATTGATGCAAAGGGCATAACAAATGGATTTCAAGCTAGAAATTAAGAAGAAAGCATGGCTGAGAACGCGTCCATCACTTCAACACCGATAGAGAAGCAAATAATGCAGTAAATGCTGATCAAAGGACAAGAAAAGCAGAGAAGAAGCCTCAAATCCTATCCAGAGCGACTTGATGCTTCCACTAAACAATCAAGAGAGAAGCCAAAACTCAAAGCCAGAGGCACAGGATAAACTGTAAGGAGAAAATTACACGATTATGACAAATCCTCCAGATAATCAAAATACAGAAAGtcaaaaaattaaatatacaatAACAATTTTCTCTTTAGGGAGGCATAATTGGTTATATCAACTAAGGCATATcttttagcaaaaaaaaaaaaaaaaactaaggcaTATCTTTCTTCAGAACTATTTCTGGTCAACAACTGTGATACAGTCAATATTTCAATCTACTAGTTTGTTCTCGTTGATTTATAGAGAACAGACAAATTGTTTTGGATTGTAAAAGAATTAAGGCTGGAGGTTAAAGTGATTAATACATTTCTTCAGAAAAAGTAGATTCCAGTTTAATTGAAGATATCAAGCTTTGAAGTTGAAAGTTTGTAACAATTCTGCACCATTTTTGTGGATAAAACAAAGATATTTTATTAACAAAGCATCCAGAAGTTGTACAAAACTTAAGGaggtaataaataataaaatacaaaaactCATGTACAATTGTACATTATTTACATCCCAATGTTACACCCAAATAAAAAAAGATTCAGAAAGGCATTTAGCTTGTTGCACATACTTTACTTTggactaaataaaataaaaatctacCACTAAAAACCAAAGCAAAAAATTTACTCAATTTTGTCAAAAGaaatatcttcttctttttttaatttcctgGAATTTGTATCCTACTTAGACCAAGTAAAAAAACATGAAAGAATTTCTGAAGTTGTATCTTTCTCTCATTTCGTATTAAATCATTGCGACTTGATGGATATGTATAATTGTTCTAAAATTTAATACAGACTAACATGTAAAATTTAAGCTGTTGAAGAGATTGACAGCTGACTACTTTAATATGTGGCGCAATTTTTAGGCAAAAATAGAATAATTGAACATAAGTCGGAATTTGCAAATACTTCAATATTTGAATTTCATGTGAAAACATTAATATAGGATTAAGTTATATACACTTACAGCATAAAAAAATTCAATGAACTTACCCTGTGACTGTAGGTTAGTTACAATTTTTACCAGATTACAAATTAAAACTTATTAAGGGA includes these proteins:
- the LOC107814147 gene encoding transcription factor EMB1444, which encodes MRAASLRHFLQSLCSKPPWNYAVFWKLQHEYAPILTWEDGYLDIPCAREPYRSLIGNYYNKTLNELFPNCGSRSHNGKLGEHPIGLALVEMSSTYHVAGKGVVGEVASLCIPRWISSDSIAPAELSFGSVSECPDEWLLQFVAGIKTILLVPCIPHGVLQLGSMETVAENAEMVTNLAEELDAHFKFVENFLPGGGNCEFLLQSTLSESLNILSATTTNKVNEDDLAADIAILKDHKLSTAFPMTSLIEVQHPFQLSGQNMQNVLENANESKIGKFDENVPNVLENANESKIEMQHADMINLVMQLNHEYSDDNKSGITESSLDRSSCHAKDVDTFSYSSCNVVGGVNVSNEVDFYFDGDVLDPQSLGMDCSDTILGNPTECELYKALGSTIHNLSGFSENTASKSTYTADPMFNIEPSFGESNGWLLKEDNAENLLEAVVASSLNKMTCLESLNMPLGKHVPFSKRENQSTESALVGDNTVTWRTLTSASAGADRYALTNCSPSASSFGCVVNAFNEGQHQSKVFSSLSCRKESKISNNNKKRGRSGDSHRPRPRDRQLIQDRLKELRQLVPNGAKCSIDGLLHKTIKHMLFLRSVTDQADKLRCQAQKDVAPDKSLQSPELKTSDQRGTSWALELGSEDQICPIIVKDLEYPGHMLIEMMCDDHGRFLEIADVIHRLELTILKGVMEKRPESTWAHFIVEASGSCHRLDIFWPLMQLLQQVPTSISHNM